One Belonocnema kinseyi isolate 2016_QV_RU_SX_M_011 chromosome 6, B_treatae_v1, whole genome shotgun sequence genomic region harbors:
- the LOC117175584 gene encoding uncharacterized mitochondrial protein AtMg00860-like, producing MSKNGVRPGTKKINAVIKAPEPTDIKELRSFLGLVNYFRKFIKDFAKITAPLTELLRKETQWKWGPEQSNTVQELKRLLTSRPILALYDPTLETELHTDASSVGLGAMLL from the coding sequence ATGTCAAAGAATGGTGTGCGTCCAggcactaaaaaaataaatgccgTGATTAAAGCACCAGAACCCACAGATATAAAAGAACTGCGTTCTTTTCTCGGACTTGTAAATTATTTCAGGAAATTCATCAAGGATTTTGCTAAAATCACCGCTCCTCTTACTGAACTATTACGTAAGGAAACCCAATGGAAATGGGGTCCCGAACAATCCAATACAGTACAGGAACTGAAACGTTTGCTCACTAGTAGACCTATACTAGCACTTTACGATCCGACACTTGAGACAGAATTACATACAGACGCAAGTTCGGTTGGGCTAGGAGCGATGCTTTTATAG